A stretch of Pseudoclavibacter chungangensis DNA encodes these proteins:
- a CDS encoding HNH endonuclease signature motif containing protein: MNDHETDGTAAAPAPDSTSRPTVGGDARPSAGGDARSRPRGQATVAPHVAFMMHLQHLDGIGAHDEAFDLALDAVRAEDKLIAKAEARRAELLAFIHETTLINAREEFPGSDDAVVTAMRERTAQLALATSRSEPVVSRELGESLMLRDAFPATEGMLRDGHLSLAHVRVILAEGRRLPDDDARKAYERAVVHGASRETPARLRARARRAAQTLMRESLDERHKIAREQRGVRVVHEDDGMSRLEAHIPTLLGAAMLDRLTEQAKALTGPDEPRTHDQIRADLLCELVLTSDPADGCGSPHGAAGGINARVAITVPVLSLLDGGDDPALLDGVVPVPVEQARELASRAPSFLRVLTDPITGVARESDTRFPTTAQREFLRVRDGHCRFPGCTRPARRCDIDHTIAVTDGGSSSLGNMAHLCRRHHTFKHATRWRVEQREPGRLVWFSPNGDRYSDRPVPIGPRFRPSWAYHHDDEHDHPPDQDGQPPGGGHPPDGSDQPAPSAGLVRALDTSEHSIAPTIRPVTERPRTSIEAEFEFDPALETSTFPKSVDARPSVQRRLGTRRQRRNQAGADAGAATGAGADDGNDPPPL; encoded by the coding sequence ATGAACGATCACGAGACCGACGGCACCGCCGCCGCACCGGCCCCGGACTCGACTTCGCGTCCGACGGTCGGTGGTGACGCGCGCCCGTCGGCTGGTGGTGACGCGCGCTCTCGGCCGCGTGGTCAGGCGACGGTCGCGCCGCACGTTGCGTTCATGATGCACCTGCAACACCTCGACGGCATCGGTGCCCACGACGAAGCCTTCGATTTGGCGCTTGACGCGGTCCGTGCGGAGGACAAGCTCATCGCGAAGGCCGAGGCTCGCCGCGCGGAGCTGCTCGCGTTCATCCACGAAACCACGCTCATCAACGCTCGGGAGGAGTTTCCCGGGAGTGATGATGCGGTGGTGACGGCGATGCGTGAACGCACCGCCCAGCTCGCGCTCGCGACCAGCAGGTCCGAGCCGGTCGTTTCTCGTGAGCTCGGTGAGAGCCTCATGCTGCGCGACGCGTTCCCCGCCACGGAAGGGATGCTCCGCGATGGGCACCTCTCACTCGCCCACGTTCGCGTGATCCTCGCCGAAGGACGACGCCTCCCCGACGACGACGCCCGCAAAGCGTACGAACGAGCGGTGGTGCACGGGGCCTCGCGGGAGACGCCCGCCCGGCTGCGGGCTCGCGCACGGCGAGCCGCGCAGACACTCATGCGGGAGAGTCTCGACGAGCGCCACAAGATCGCTCGCGAACAGCGCGGGGTGCGGGTCGTGCACGAGGACGACGGCATGAGCCGACTCGAAGCACACATCCCCACCCTCCTCGGCGCGGCAATGCTCGACCGGCTCACCGAACAGGCCAAAGCCCTCACCGGGCCGGACGAACCTCGCACCCACGATCAGATCCGCGCGGACCTGCTGTGCGAACTCGTCCTCACCAGCGACCCCGCGGACGGGTGCGGGTCACCGCACGGCGCGGCCGGCGGCATCAACGCGCGCGTCGCGATCACCGTCCCGGTGCTCTCACTCCTCGACGGCGGTGATGACCCGGCACTGCTCGACGGGGTCGTGCCGGTTCCGGTTGAGCAGGCGCGGGAACTCGCCTCTCGTGCGCCGTCGTTCCTGCGCGTACTGACCGACCCGATCACGGGCGTCGCTCGCGAGAGCGACACGCGCTTCCCGACCACGGCCCAGCGCGAGTTCCTCCGCGTGCGCGACGGGCACTGCCGCTTCCCTGGCTGCACCCGCCCCGCCAGGCGGTGCGATATCGACCACACCATCGCGGTCACCGACGGCGGTTCGTCCTCGCTGGGGAACATGGCCCACCTGTGCCGCCGACACCACACCTTCAAACACGCCACGCGCTGGCGAGTGGAACAGCGGGAGCCGGGACGGTTGGTGTGGTTCTCACCGAACGGCGATCGCTACTCCGACCGGCCCGTTCCCATCGGGCCGAGGTTCCGACCTTCCTGGGCATACCACCACGACGACGAACACGACCACCCGCCAGACCAAGACGGCCAACCACCAGGCGGCGGCCACCCACCGGACGGAAGCGACCAACCGGCACCGTCGGCGGGGCTGGTTCGCGCGCTCGACACCTCCGAACACTCGATCGCGCCCACCATTCGACCGGTCACCGAACGTCCACGCACGAGCATCGAAGCCGAGTTCGAGTTCGACCCCGCGCTCGAGACATCCACCTTCCCGAAATCAGTGGACGCTCGCCCGAGCGTTCAGCGCCGACTCGGCACCCGCAGGCAAAGGCGGAACCAGGCCGGAGCTGATGCCGGTGCTGCTACGGGAGCCGGAGCCGACGACGGGAACGATCCACCACCGCTCTGA